A single Eubalaena glacialis isolate mEubGla1 chromosome 18, mEubGla1.1.hap2.+ XY, whole genome shotgun sequence DNA region contains:
- the LOC133078587 gene encoding EP300-interacting inhibitor of differentiation 2 codes for MSELPADSSVPPTGAANDNGDVPQAEVGGGRREPAPAQPVEARDRPMAAAREGPVADAREGPTAAAREARIAEVARLLAEPADEEGPEGRRRSRPGNSPGLAALPYLRLRHPLGVLGINYQQFLRHYLEHYPIAPGRIQELEGRRRRFVEACRAREAAFDAEYQRNPQRMDFDILTFSITLTASEIINPLIEELGCDKFIGRE; via the coding sequence ATGTCCGAGCTGCCCGCAGACAGCAGTGTCCCACCGACGGGCGCGGCGAATGACAACGGCGATGTCCCGCAGGCGGAGGTAGGCGGCGGGAGGCGGGAGCCGGCCCCAGCGCAGCCTGTGGAGGCCAGGGACCGTCCGATGGCGGCGGCCAGGGAAGGTCCAGTGGCGGATGCCAGGGAAGGTCCGACGGCGGCGGCCAGGGAAGCCCGGATTGCAGAGGTTGCCCGATTGTTGGCGGAGCCAGCAGACGAAGAGGGTCCTGAGGGCAGACGCCGGTCCAGGCCCGGGAACAGCCCAGGCCTGGCTGCGTTGCCGTATCTCCGCCTCCGTCACCCACTTGGCGTTTTAGGAATTAATTACCAGCAGTTCCTCCGCCACTATCTGGAACACTACCCGATTGCTCCCGGCAGAATTCAGGAGCTTGAAGGACGGCGCAGGAGATTTGTGGAAGCCTGCAGAGCAAGGGAAGCAGCGTTTGATGCCGAATATCAGCGGAATCCTCAGAGGATGGATTTTGATATTTTAACATTTAGTATAACTCTGACTGCATCTGAAATTATCAATCCTCTGATAGAAGAACTTGGTTGTGATAAGTTTATCGGTAGAGAATAG
- the SELENOV gene encoding selenoprotein V, with protein sequence MNNQAPAPAPSPVRPSASVRASTLARGTTPVRTSIQVRTPTLVPALGPIRTPTLVRTLTPVRTPTPVRSPTPVRILTPARIPTPTPSQVLVPASESLPNSALSSDPPQEPEPELTLSPDKDPEPTLRVKHVPSVTSGFGPIQEPFPALTPLATDLLGPPLGSTLRADLSATKLTDSSSGHIPGTPNLGAIPSLAVALPISTNAFASTSKNIHVDSKIMIRVVYCGLUSYGLRYILLKKSLEQQFPNCLLFEEDISAQATGEFEVFVDGKLVHSKKKGDGFVDEIKLRKIVSLINEEIKKR encoded by the exons ATGAACAACCAGGCGCCGGCCCCAGCTCCTTCCCCGGTCCGGCCGTCGGCCTCGGTCCGGGCCTCGACTCTGGCCCGGGGTACGACCCCGGTCAGGACTTCGATCCAGGTTCGGACTCCGACTCTGGTCCCGGCCTTGGGCCCGATCCGGACCCCGACTCTGGTCCGGACCCTGACCCCGGTCCGGACCCCGACACCGGTCCGGTCCCCGACTCCTGTCCGGATCCTGACTCCGGCCCGGATCCCAACCCCGACCCCATCTCAGGTCCTGGTTCCTGCCTCGGAATCCCTTCCGAACTCGGCCCTATCTTCGGATCCGCCCCAGGAACCTGAACCCGAGCTCACTTTGTCACCTGATAAGGATCCTGAGCCAACCTTGAGGGTGAAGCACGTCCCATCTGTCACCAGTGGATTTGGTCCCATCCAAGAGCCCTTTCCTGCCCTTACTCCACTGGCCACCGATTTACTGGGCCCCCCCCTTGGGTCCACTCTGAGGGCAGACCTATCAGCCACCAAGTTGACAGATTCCTCTTCTGGACATATCCCGGGGACGCCCAACCTGGGGGCCATCCCGTCGTTAGCTGTCGCCTTACCGATTTCTACCAATGCGTTCGCCTCCACCAGCAAGAACATCCACGTGGACAGCAAGATCATGATTCGAGTGGTGTACTG TGGCCTCTGAAGCTATGGACTTCGG TATATCCTACTGAAAAAGAGTCTGGAGCAGCAATTTCCAAACTGTCTACTCTTT GAGGAGGACATATCTGCCCAGGCTACAGGGGAATTTGAAGTGTTCGTGGATGGGAAACTGGTCCATTCAAAGAAG AAAGGTGATGGCTTTGTGGATGAGATCAAGCTGCGGAAAATTGTGAGCCTTATCAATGAGGAGATCAAGAAAAGGTAG